The Cucumis melo cultivar AY chromosome 9, USDA_Cmelo_AY_1.0, whole genome shotgun sequence genome includes the window GTTCAAACTAAGAAGTTGCAATATCTAGTATGATGCTTTATTTATCAATCCTGTTCCTGCAGGCTTGATAAAGCAAAATTTTATGGCGTAGGAGCTGGCCTCTTTACTGGGATTACTGTTGCACTGTACCCTGTTTCTGTTGTGAAAACGAGGATGCAGGTTGCTGTAAAGGATTCTGCCGAGAGAAATGCCCTGTCTGTTATTAAAGGCTTACTGAAGAATGATGGGGTTCCTGGTCTTTATAGAGGGTTTGGCACAGTAATCACTGGTGCAATTCCTGCAAGGATCATCTTTCTTACTGCTTTAGAGACTACCAAAGTGGGAGCCTATAAACTGGTTGAGCCATGTAAATTTTCTGAACCTACACAGGCTGCTTTGGCAAATGGGTTAGCTGGCATGACTGCATCACTTTTTTCTCAAGCTGTTTTCGTTCCAATTGATGTGGTGTGTAGGCTTGGTTTAGTTTTTgataaaatattgtttttgtttatcTATTATTCACTTAAAAGCTTGAATATTTGATGTCACTCAGATTAGTCAAAAGCTAATGGTTCAAGGATACTCCGGTAATACAAGATATACTGGGGGTTTGGATGTTGCTCGTAAACTGATAAAGTCTAATGGGATTCGGGGATTGTATAAAGGTTTTGGGTTATCTGTTATGACCTACTCTCCATCTAGTGCGGTATGGTGGGCAAGTTATGGTGCAAGTCAACGCGTCATCTGGAGGTGAGACGTGGTAATTTCCCTTCATTTGTGTTTAAGCGTTGAGTTTGGGTCATTGCATAACAACTGATAATGGTTAGAATTTTCATCTTCACTTTCGTTGGTCCTGAATGAAAGtcttatttttttactttatttattttttgtttagaCAAGAAACAGTGAATGAAAGTAATTATTAGTCTCTTGATGGTCAGTCAGCGAGGTACATTCCAAATAGATACTGCTATATTATTTTTGTCTTATTAAACTACATTGTCCTTTACTATATACCTTGGTTCTAGTCTCTTCTTGATTACTGTGTTTCGAATAATTCTCCTTCTGGGAGTGTAGGCACTGTTAAGCGCATCCATGTAGGGATTTGTTGAGCTTTATATATGAGTGCGAGCATGGCTATACTGGCAAAAAGTTTTAATATGGAAATTCTACTCATACTATAGGAATTTCTCTGATGAGGTATTAATATTTAGATTTCAGAGGGTCCAACTGGACAGTTGTTATTTGCACAAATACATGATGCGGTGGTTTCTTCTGTTTAAATTGGTTTCTCTTTTTGACGTTGgaattattatatttgttttgtGGCATTGAAGGTTCTTAGGTCAAAACTCTGCTTCAGAGAAATTTGCTCCTAGCCATTCCCAACTTATTTCAGTTCAAGCTGCGGGTGGAATTATTGCAGGTGCAACAGCTTCCTGCATTACAACACCATTGGACACTATAAAGACTCGCTTACAGGTACTTACTAGGCCACCCAGTTGACATCGAACCATTCTTCTAACTGACTCACTGTACATTTGTTATTAGCTTTTATTTGATACCAAATATTATTTTCCATTTCTACTGTCATTGAAGTTAAGCTATCAAACCATAATTGACAATTCTGCAGATGTTTGTTACATTATTTAAAACTATACTTGTCAACTCGAAAGGCTAGACCTTATGAGAGCCTCTGTTTCCTGTCTGAATTTTTTTATCAATACTGCCATGTTGGTCTAAGGTTTTTTTATTTGCCAAACAAAATGTTAGAAAGCTATCTTGGACACTCCCTGG containing:
- the LOC103498542 gene encoding uncharacterized protein LOC103498542 isoform X1, whose translation is MNANSSRFQSFGQTEINWDKLDKAKFYGVGAGLFTGITVALYPVSVVKTRMQVAVKDSAERNALSVIKGLLKNDGVPGLYRGFGTVITGAIPARIIFLTALETTKVGAYKLVEPCKFSEPTQAALANGLAGMTASLFSQAVFVPIDVISQKLMVQGYSGNTRYTGGLDVARKLIKSNGIRGLYKGFGLSVMTYSPSSAVWWASYGASQRVIWRFLGQNSASEKFAPSHSQLISVQAAGGIIAGATASCITTPLDTIKTRLQVMGDKGKTARQIVESLIAEDGWKGFYRGLGPRFFSMSAWGTSMILAYEYLSKTSLACTLFMIHMNTCIHTYLRQLKTPISYVDVNIFKQKIFIFYGNPYS
- the LOC103498542 gene encoding uncharacterized protein LOC103498542 isoform X3 — its product is MNANSSRFQSFGQTEINWDKLDKAKFYGVGAGLFTGITVALYPVSVVKTRMQVAVKDSAERNALSVIKGLLKNDGVPGLYRGFGTVITGAIPARIIFLTALETTKVGAYKLVEPCKFSEPTQAALANGLAGMTASLFSQAVFVPIDVISQKLMVQGYSGNTRYTGGLDVARKLIKSNGIRGLYKGFGLSVMTYSPSSAVWWASYGASQRVIWRFLGQNSASEKFAPSHSQLISVQAAGGIIAGATASCITTPLDTIKTRLQVMGDKGKTARQIVESLIAEDGWKGFYRGLGPRFFSMSAWGTSMILAYEYLKRLCAKDE
- the LOC103498542 gene encoding uncharacterized protein LOC103498542 isoform X2; its protein translation is MNANSSRFQSFGQTEINWDKLDKAKFYGVGAGLFTGITVALYPVSVVKTRMQVAVKDSAERNALSVIKGLLKNDGVPGLYRGFGTVITGAIPARIIFLTALETTKVGAYKLVEPCKFSEPTQAALANGLAGMTASLFSQAVFVPIDVISQKLMVQGYSGNTRYTGGLDVARKLIKSNGIRGLYKGFGLSVMTYSPSSAVWWASYGASQRVIWRFLGQNSASEKFAPSHSQLISVQAAGGIIAGATASCITTPLDTIKTRLQVMGDKGKTARQIVESLIAEDGWKGFYRGLGPRFFSMSAWGTSMILAYEYLIFPSHAMLFKILERLCAKDE